In the genome of Aureimonas sp. OT7, one region contains:
- a CDS encoding aldehyde dehydrogenase (NADP(+)): MPITGENLIGGKAVRGTNGEARAFDPATGTTLEPTFGGATEADLEEACALAEAAFDDYRNRPLEERAAFLEAIADNIMALGDELIERCVAESGLPRGRIEGERGRTVGQLRFFADIVRKKTFLRTVKDAADETRKPARKPELRAHMIGLGPVAVFSASNFPLAFSIAGGDTASALAAGCPVVTKAHSAHLGTSELVGRAVQKAVADKGMPVGTFALLFDTGRKIGQGLVADARIKAVGFTGSRGGGTALMKIAQDRPVPIPVYAEMSSINPVLLMPGALAERGEAIATAFAQSVTLGSGQFCTNPGLILAVEGPEVTAFEKAAAAALGGIAAQTMLTPGIHKAFADGVSNLAGNPAVSELGRGQPGQGCQGQPALFAVSGADFTADPSLHDEVFGAASLVVRCKDETELREILEGIEGQLTIALHIAPSDGERVKALLPLLERKAGRLLVNGFGTGVEVSAAMVHGGPYPSTSDGRSTSVGAMAIDRFLRPVSYQDFPEELLPVDLRGL; encoded by the coding sequence ATGCCGATCACCGGCGAGAACCTCATAGGCGGTAAGGCCGTACGTGGCACAAATGGCGAAGCCCGTGCCTTCGACCCTGCCACCGGTACGACGCTTGAACCCACTTTCGGCGGCGCCACCGAGGCCGACCTCGAAGAGGCCTGTGCGCTGGCCGAGGCTGCCTTCGACGATTATCGCAATCGTCCGCTGGAAGAGCGCGCGGCCTTCCTGGAAGCCATCGCCGACAACATCATGGCCCTCGGCGACGAACTGATCGAACGCTGCGTGGCCGAAAGCGGCCTGCCGCGCGGTCGTATCGAGGGCGAGCGCGGGCGCACCGTCGGCCAGTTGCGTTTCTTTGCCGATATCGTCCGCAAGAAGACCTTCCTGCGGACGGTGAAGGATGCGGCGGACGAGACGCGCAAGCCGGCCCGCAAGCCCGAACTGCGCGCACACATGATCGGGCTCGGCCCCGTTGCCGTCTTCTCGGCCTCCAACTTCCCCCTGGCCTTCTCGATTGCGGGCGGCGACACCGCTTCGGCTCTGGCGGCGGGCTGTCCGGTCGTCACCAAGGCGCATTCCGCCCATCTCGGCACCTCCGAACTGGTGGGACGCGCCGTGCAGAAGGCCGTGGCCGACAAGGGCATGCCGGTGGGAACCTTCGCGCTCCTGTTCGATACCGGCCGCAAGATCGGCCAGGGCCTGGTGGCCGATGCCCGCATCAAGGCGGTCGGCTTCACCGGGTCGCGCGGGGGCGGCACGGCCCTCATGAAGATCGCGCAGGACAGGCCGGTGCCGATCCCCGTCTATGCGGAGATGAGCTCGATCAACCCCGTGCTCCTGATGCCGGGCGCGCTGGCGGAGCGGGGCGAGGCCATCGCCACCGCCTTCGCCCAGTCGGTCACGCTCGGCTCCGGCCAGTTCTGCACCAACCCCGGCCTCATCCTGGCAGTCGAAGGCCCGGAGGTAACGGCGTTCGAGAAGGCCGCAGCCGCCGCGCTCGGAGGCATCGCAGCGCAGACGATGCTGACGCCCGGCATTCACAAGGCGTTCGCCGACGGCGTTTCCAACCTTGCCGGCAACCCGGCCGTTAGTGAACTCGGCCGTGGCCAGCCGGGGCAGGGATGCCAGGGGCAGCCGGCGCTGTTTGCCGTTTCAGGTGCGGACTTCACGGCCGATCCGTCGTTGCACGATGAGGTGTTCGGCGCCGCATCGCTTGTGGTCCGCTGCAAGGACGAAACCGAACTGCGCGAGATCCTGGAGGGGATCGAGGGCCAGTTGACCATCGCGCTGCATATCGCGCCGTCCGATGGAGAGCGGGTCAAGGCGCTGCTGCCGCTGCTGGAGCGCAAGGCCGGCCGCCTGCTCGTCAACGGCTTCGGAACGGGTGTCGAGGTCTCTGCCGCCATGGTGCATGGCGGGCCGTACCCGTCCACGTCGGACGGGCGTTCCACCTCGGTCGGGGCCATGGCCATCGACCGCTTCCTGCGGCCGGTGTCCTACCAGGACTTCCCGGAAGAGCTACTTCCGGTCGACCTGCGCGGCCTTTAG
- a CDS encoding serine hydrolase, translating to MRGHRYAIYRPLRRIVIAVLLTFGCLAAPARSQERDAAVSDIGTVQEMYDGKLLPDRQVRTFRNIDRLFPTRIVAAGGPVRVFAPSSRSLDGLVIRSGGKTYDLYDYMSMNRVAGLMVLKNGETVFEDYELGNDGDTRWMSMSIAKSITSTLVGAAIRDGKIERIDDRVDTYLPALKGTVYDGVTIRQILLMSSGVKWNERYTDPASDRRRMLDLQIGQEPHSILRFMGSLDRLGEPGAVWTYSTGETHILGELVAAATGRPLADYLSEKIWSRAGMERDATWWLESPDGLEVGGSGLSATLRDYARFGQFILEDGTIGGERILPEGWVRQAGAPHEIGGRMVDYGYMWWPVSQNDGFEQDGAFAAIGIFGQYIYINPRRQVVIAMWGAQSKPEGSWPVDEYDFLEAVARHLD from the coding sequence ATGCGCGGACATCGATATGCCATTTACCGGCCGTTGCGGCGGATCGTTATTGCCGTCCTGCTGACATTCGGCTGCCTGGCAGCGCCGGCCCGTTCGCAGGAGCGGGACGCCGCTGTTTCCGATATCGGCACGGTGCAGGAGATGTATGACGGCAAACTGCTGCCGGACCGGCAGGTGCGTACCTTCCGCAACATAGACCGCCTGTTCCCGACCCGCATCGTCGCCGCCGGCGGCCCGGTGCGCGTGTTCGCGCCCTCGTCGCGCAGCCTCGACGGATTGGTCATCCGGTCCGGTGGCAAGACCTACGATCTCTACGACTACATGTCGATGAACCGCGTTGCCGGGCTGATGGTGCTGAAGAACGGCGAAACCGTCTTCGAGGATTACGAGCTCGGAAACGACGGGGACACGCGCTGGATGTCGATGTCGATCGCCAAGTCGATCACTTCGACCCTTGTGGGAGCCGCCATCCGTGACGGGAAGATCGAGCGGATCGACGATCGCGTGGACACTTACCTGCCGGCGCTCAAGGGCACCGTCTATGACGGGGTGACGATCCGCCAGATCCTGTTGATGTCGTCCGGCGTCAAATGGAACGAGCGCTATACGGACCCGGCGTCCGACCGCCGGCGCATGCTGGACCTGCAGATCGGCCAGGAGCCTCATTCCATCCTGCGGTTCATGGGCTCTCTCGACCGGCTGGGAGAGCCGGGCGCCGTCTGGACCTACTCGACAGGCGAGACGCACATTCTGGGAGAGCTGGTCGCCGCGGCGACGGGCCGGCCGCTGGCCGACTATCTTTCGGAGAAGATCTGGTCGCGCGCCGGCATGGAGCGGGACGCGACATGGTGGCTGGAATCCCCGGACGGGCTGGAGGTCGGCGGAAGCGGCCTGTCGGCGACGCTGCGCGACTATGCCCGCTTCGGGCAGTTCATCCTGGAGGATGGCACCATCGGCGGCGAGCGCATCCTGCCCGAGGGTTGGGTGCGGCAGGCCGGTGCACCGCACGAGATCGGCGGGCGCATGGTGGATTACGGCTACATGTGGTGGCCCGTGTCGCAGAATGACGGGTTCGAGCAGGATGGCGCTTTCGCAGCCATCGGCATCTTTGGCCAGTATATCTACATCAATCCGCGCCGACAGGTGGTGATCGCCATGTGGGGCGCCCAGTCCAAGCCCGAGGGCTCCTGGCCCGTAGACGAGTACGATTTCCTGGAGGCCGTGGCGCGGCATCTGGATTGA
- the thiD gene encoding bifunctional hydroxymethylpyrimidine kinase/phosphomethylpyrimidine kinase, translated as MTIIAMTIAGSDSGGGAGIQADLKTFSALGVFGTSVLTAVTAQNTQGVTAIETLSPAMVAAQIDAVLTDMDVGAIKIGMVSSAATAEAIADRLAAYGRRAVLDPVMVATSGDTLLEPGAVDNLKRMLLPLAEIVTPNLPEAALLTGREPAQDDEELARQADSILAMGAGSVLIKGGHGKGAECRDMLFRPGSEPLALVAPRLRTTNDHGTGCTLSAAIAAGRARGESLDEATASAKAYLHAALAAAEGLRIGRGHGPVHHFHRWWPA; from the coding sequence ATGACCATTATCGCCATGACCATCGCCGGCTCCGATTCCGGCGGCGGCGCCGGTATCCAGGCCGACCTGAAGACCTTCTCCGCGCTCGGCGTCTTCGGCACGAGCGTCTTGACGGCGGTGACGGCGCAGAACACGCAGGGCGTGACGGCGATCGAGACGCTGTCGCCCGCAATGGTGGCGGCCCAGATCGACGCTGTGCTGACAGACATGGATGTCGGCGCGATCAAGATCGGCATGGTGTCTTCCGCCGCGACGGCGGAGGCCATCGCCGACCGCCTAGCCGCCTACGGGCGACGGGCCGTGCTGGACCCCGTCATGGTCGCGACATCGGGCGACACGCTGCTGGAGCCGGGCGCCGTCGATAATCTGAAGCGCATGCTGCTGCCGCTGGCGGAGATCGTCACGCCCAATCTTCCGGAGGCGGCACTGTTGACTGGCCGCGAGCCGGCGCAGGACGATGAGGAACTGGCGCGCCAGGCGGACAGCATCCTGGCGATGGGCGCCGGTAGCGTGCTGATCAAGGGTGGGCACGGCAAGGGCGCCGAGTGCCGCGACATGCTCTTCCGCCCGGGTAGCGAGCCGCTGGCGCTGGTGGCGCCGAGGCTCCGCACCACCAACGATCACGGCACGGGGTGCACCCTGTCGGCGGCGATCGCCGCGGGCCGCGCCAGGGGCGAAAGCCTGGACGAGGCGACGGCCTCGGCAAAAGCCTACCTCCATGCCGCACTGGCCGCCGCCGAAGGGCTCCGCATCGGCAGGGGGCACGGGCCGGTCCATCACTTTCATCGGTGGTGGCCGGCCTGA